In Triticum aestivum cultivar Chinese Spring chromosome 5B, IWGSC CS RefSeq v2.1, whole genome shotgun sequence, the following proteins share a genomic window:
- the LOC123110303 gene encoding hydroxyproline O-galactosyltransferase GALT2, translated as MKRARSSEIFLGGRARARRRLAPLLAAAAFAYLVFVSVKLSGLGSWEDSAAIPRPETAASRGELLQRDALERAPRGRRAAGGGAAVTGYGRITGEILRRHEALGGGSRRRWGLRGNFSELERMAAEAWALGARAWEEASAFSGDVDAIVSGDGAAVECPASLELGGGGEGETAAFLPCGLAVGSAVTVVATPREAVAEYVEALERSGSGNGTVMVAQFAVELRGLRASEGEDPPRILHLNPRLRGDWSRRPVLEMNTCFRMQWGKAQRCDGTPSKDDDHVDGFPKCEKWERRDMADSKETKTSSWFNRFIGRAKKPEMTWPYPFLEGKMFVLTIQAGVEGYHINVGGRHVASFPHRMGFTLEDATGLAVTGGIDVHSVYATSLPKAHPSFSLQNVLEMSDKWKARPVPEEPIQLFIGILSATNHFAERMAIRKTWMQFPAIQLGNVVARFFVALSHRKEINAALKKEAEYFGDVVILPFIDRYELVVLKTVAICQYGVQNVTAEYIMKCDDDTFVRLDVVLQQVSTFNRTLPLYLGNLNLLHRPLRSGKWAVTFEEWPELVYPPYANGPGYVISINIARDIVSRHAIQSLRLFKMEDVSMGMWVEDYNTTTITAPVQYIHSWKFCQYGCVDNYFTAHYQSPRQMLCLWDKLSLGRAQCCNYR; from the exons atgaagcGCGCGCGCAGCTCCGAGATCTTCCTCGGCGGCCGGGCGCGCGCGCGCAGGCGCCTGGCGCCCCTCCTCGCCGCGGCCGCCTTCGCGTACCTCGTCTTCGTCTCCGTCAAGCTCTCCGGcctcggcagctgggaggactccGCGGCTATCCCCCGCCCGGAAACCGCCGCCTCGCGAGGCGAGCTGCTGCAGCGGGATGCCCTCGAGCGGGCGCCCCGCGGGCGCCGCGCCGCTGGGGGCGGTGCTGCTGTCACGGGGTACGGCCGCATCACCGGGGAGATCCTCCGGCGCCACGAGGCTCTTGGCGGGGGGAGCCGGAGGAGGTGGGGCCTGCGGGGAAACTTCTCCGAGCTCGAGCGCATGGCCGCGGAGGCGTGGGCGCTCGGGGCCAGGGCGTGGGAGGAGGCCTCCGCGTTCTCCGGCGACGTGGACGCCATCGTCTCGGGCGACGGCGCGGCGGTCGAGTGCCCCGCCTCGCTCGAGctcggtggcggcggggagggcgAGACGGCCGCGTTCCTGCCGTGCGGGCTGGCGGTGGGGTCGGCGGTGACGGTCGTGGCGACGCCGCGCGAGGCGGTGGCGGAGTACGTGGAGGCGCTGGAGCGGAGCGGGAGCGGGAACGGGACGGTCATGGTGGCGCAGTTCGCGGTGGAGCTGCGCGGCCTGCGCGCCTCCGAGGGCGAGGACCCGCCCAGGATCCTCCACCTCAACCCGCGGCTCCGCGGCGACTGGAGCCGTCGGCCGGTGCTGGAGATGAACACCTGCTTCCGCATGCAGTGGGGCAAGGCGCAGCGCTGCGACGGCACCCCCTCCAAGGACGACGACCATG TCGATGGTTTTCCAAAATGTGAGAAATGGGAACGGAGGGACATGGCTGATtcaaaagaaacaaaaacaagCTCATGGTTCAACAGGTTCATCGGCCGAGCAAAGAAACCAGAAATGACCTGGCCATACCCATTTTTAGAGGGGAAGATGTTTGTTCTCACTATCCAAGCTGGTGTTGAAGGATACCATATTAATGTAGGGGGTCGTCATGTTGCCTCATTTCCTCATCGGATG GGATTCACTCTCGAAGATGCAACTGGTTTAGCTGTAACAGGCGGCATAGATGTTCACTCAGTGTATGCAACCTCTCTTCCGAAGGCTCATCCTAGTTTTTCTCTGCAAAATGTCTTGGAAATGTCTGATAAGTGGAAGGCTCGCCCTGTGCCAGAGGAACCAATTCAGCTTTTTATCGGCATTCTCTCTGCTACAAACCATTTTGCTGAGCGGATGGCTATTAGAAAAACTTGGATGCAGTTTCCTGCAATCCAATTGGGAAATGTGGTTGCTCGATTCTTTGTCGCACTG AGCCATAGAAAAGAGATAAATGCAGCACTAAAGAAGGAAGCAGAATATTTTGGAGACGTTGTCATTCTGCCATTTATCGACCGGTATGAGTTGGTGGTTCTCAAAACAGTTGCGATATGTCAGTACGGG GTGCAAAATGTTACCGCGGAGTATATCATGAAGTGCGACGATGATACCTTTGTGAGGCTGGATGTAGTGTTGCAACAGGTCTCTACCTTCAACAGAACCTTGCCTCTTTATCTTGGCAACCTAAATCTCTTACACAGGCCTCTCCGGAGCGGTAAATGGGCCGTGACGTTCGAG GAATGGCCAGAATTGGTGTATCCCCCCTATGCCAACGGACCCGGCTACGTAATTTCGATTAATATTGCCAGAGACATCGTGTCCCGTCACGCAATTCAGTCACTAAGG CTGTTCAAGATGGAGGATGTGAGCATGGGCATGTGGGTCGAAGACTACAACACTACCACCATCACCGCGCCGGTGCAGTACATTCACAGCTGGAAGTTCTGCCAGTATGGCTGCGTGGACAACTACTTCACGGCGCACTACCAGTCCCCCAGGCAGATGCTGTGCCTCTGGGACAAACTGTCGTTAGGCCGCGCGCAATGCTGCAACTACAGATGA